In Gammaproteobacteria bacterium, one genomic interval encodes:
- a CDS encoding efflux RND transporter periplasmic adaptor subunit — translation MSETGDRPSLEGLRIPRDEQPPESRFKRFLWPSIGTVCVAGALALLAAWFWPDSATAVRVETVRSSSAGAAASVLDASGYVTARRAATVSSQRTGRIRRVLVEEGMTVEEGQVVAELDDAAELAQLRLAEAQLTSARSALGETRAELHEAELSYTRLSELHDRGLASEAELDAATAARDRLSARLESNDAAVTVAERAVAVQRQAHSETVIRAPFAGVVIDKNAQPGEMVSPVSAGGGFTRTGICTLVDMESLEIEVDVNEAYLQRVQPGGAVTARLDAYPSWRIPAEVIAIVPAANREKATVRVRVGILQRDPRILPDMGAKVSFIEPGRPAPAAVAGPDRLSIASSALQGPADNHWVYVAEDGRAVRRSVAAGERDGLRVVVLSGLSPGDRVILDPPAGLSDGAEIQYP, via the coding sequence ATGAGCGAAACCGGCGACCGCCCAAGCCTGGAGGGGCTGCGCATTCCGCGGGATGAGCAGCCCCCGGAAAGCCGCTTCAAGCGATTCCTGTGGCCGTCCATCGGCACGGTTTGCGTGGCCGGCGCGCTTGCATTGCTGGCCGCCTGGTTCTGGCCCGACTCGGCGACGGCAGTGCGCGTCGAGACGGTGCGTTCGTCGTCGGCCGGCGCTGCGGCCAGCGTTCTGGACGCCAGCGGCTACGTGACCGCGCGGCGCGCCGCGACCGTTTCGTCCCAGCGCACCGGAAGGATCCGCAGGGTGCTCGTGGAGGAAGGCATGACCGTCGAGGAGGGCCAGGTGGTGGCCGAGCTGGACGACGCGGCGGAACTGGCGCAGTTGCGCCTGGCCGAAGCGCAATTGACTTCGGCGCGCAGCGCGCTGGGCGAGACCCGCGCCGAGCTGCATGAAGCCGAACTGTCTTACACCCGGCTGTCGGAACTGCACGACCGGGGACTGGCGAGCGAAGCCGAGCTGGACGCCGCCACGGCCGCCCGCGACCGGCTGAGCGCCCGACTTGAATCCAACGACGCTGCGGTTACCGTCGCGGAGCGCGCGGTGGCGGTGCAGCGGCAGGCGCACAGCGAAACGGTGATTCGCGCTCCCTTTGCCGGCGTGGTCATCGACAAGAACGCACAGCCGGGCGAAATGGTTTCCCCGGTTTCCGCGGGCGGCGGATTCACCCGCACCGGCATCTGCACGCTGGTGGACATGGAATCGCTGGAAATCGAGGTGGACGTCAACGAGGCTTACCTGCAGCGGGTGCAGCCCGGAGGCGCGGTGACCGCGCGACTGGACGCCTATCCTTCCTGGCGCATTCCGGCGGAGGTGATCGCGATCGTGCCGGCGGCCAACCGCGAGAAGGCCACGGTCCGGGTCCGGGTGGGCATTCTCCAGCGGGACCCGCGCATTCTTCCGGACATGGGCGCAAAGGTTTCGTTCATCGAGCCGGGACGGCCGGCGCCGGCTGCCGTGGCCGGCCCGGACCGTCTGAGCATCGCCTCGTCGGCCCTGCAGGGACCGGCGGACAATCACTGGGTGTACGTGGCGGAAGACGGACGGGCCGTGCGCCGCAGCGTCGCGGCGGGCGAGCGGGACGGCCTGAGAGTGGTGGTTCTTTCCGGACTGTCGCCGGGCGACAGGGTCATCCTCGATCCGCCCGCGGGGCTATCCGACGGGGCGGAAATTCAATATCCTTGA
- a CDS encoding ABC transporter ATP-binding protein has product MARELIRLAEVSKNYRKGRELVRVLEGISLAIEEGDFVGLMGPSGSGKTTLLNLLGGLDKPTKGDVEVDGKNISRLSTGALAKWRASNIGFIFQFYNLLPVLTAARNVGLPLLLTSLSASQRKKHVNTALQLVGLADRAKHYPRELSGGQEQRVAIARAIVSDPPILLCDEPTGDLDRATADEIMSLLQRLNRDYGKTIVMVTHDPRAASFAHRVLHLDKGELGAAPEEIH; this is encoded by the coding sequence ATGGCCCGAGAATTGATCCGTCTGGCGGAGGTCAGCAAGAATTACCGCAAGGGGCGCGAGCTGGTGCGCGTGCTGGAAGGCATCTCGCTGGCCATCGAAGAAGGCGATTTCGTGGGCCTGATGGGCCCTTCCGGGTCCGGCAAGACCACGCTTCTGAACCTGCTGGGCGGTCTCGACAAGCCGACCAAAGGCGACGTCGAGGTGGACGGTAAAAATATCAGCAGGCTTTCGACGGGCGCGCTGGCGAAATGGCGGGCGAGCAACATCGGGTTCATCTTCCAGTTCTATAACCTGCTGCCGGTGCTGACCGCCGCCCGCAACGTGGGGCTGCCGTTGCTGCTGACGTCCCTTTCGGCCTCGCAGCGCAAGAAGCACGTCAACACCGCGCTGCAACTGGTGGGCCTGGCGGACCGGGCCAAGCACTATCCGCGGGAGTTGTCGGGCGGCCAGGAGCAGCGGGTGGCGATCGCGCGCGCCATCGTGTCCGATCCGCCCATACTGCTGTGCGACGAGCCCACCGGCGACCTGGACCGCGCGACCGCCGACGAAATCATGAGTCTGCTGCAACGGCTGAACCGCGACTACGGGAAGACCATCGTCATGGTCACCCACGATCCGCGCGCCGCTTCCTTCGCCCACCGCGTGCTGCACCTCGACAAGGGCGAACTGGGCGCGGCGCCGGAGGAGATCCACTGA